One region of Salvelinus namaycush isolate Seneca chromosome 3, SaNama_1.0, whole genome shotgun sequence genomic DNA includes:
- the LOC120040147 gene encoding solute carrier family 25 member 39-like isoform X2, protein MGERPVVTPSAGITPVQQMLASGTGALLTSVFVTPLDVVKIRLQAQQTPFYQGKCFLYCNGLMDHIYVCQYGASCTSWYKTPTHFSGTLDAFVKITRNEGVRSLWSGLPPTLVMAVPATVIYFTCYDQLRDLLRYGMGFQGNYIPLVAGGLARLGAVSVISPLELVRTKMQSQKLTYSELRVCIRSSVAQDGWLSLWRGWGPTVLRDVPFSALYWFNYELVKAQLCDQYDVSQATFSISFTAGAISGAVAAIMTLPFDVVKTRRQIQLGEMETLGVPMKNPTSTWHIMRGIWAESGYRGLFAGFLPRVIKVAPACAVMISTYEFGKIFFQKMNLDREQQAC, encoded by the exons ATGGGGGAGCGGCCTGTTGTTACCCCCTCAGCTGGGATCACTCCAGTGCAGCAGATGCTGGCCTCTGGCACTGGGGCGCTGCTCACATCAGTGTTCG TCACACCACTGGACGTGGTGAAGATAAGGCTGCAGGCCCAGCAAACACCATTCTATCAAG GGAAGTGCTTCCTGTATTGTAATGGCCTGATGGATCACATCTATGTGTGTCAGTATGGGGCCAGCTGCACCAGCTGGTACAAAACACCAACCCACTTCAGTGGCACCCTG GATGCTTTTGTGAAGATCACGCGCAACGAGGGGGTCAGGTCTCTGTGGAGCGGGCTGCCTCCCACACT GGTGATGGCGGTGCCTGCCACGGTCATCTACTTCACCTGCTATGACCAGCTCAGAGACTTACTGCGCTACGGCATGGGGTTCCAAGGCAACTACATCCCCCTGGTGGCAGGGGGTCTCGCTAGAC TGGGAGCAGTGAGTGTGATCAGCCCATTAGAGCTGGTGCGTACCAAGATGCAGTCCCAGAAGCTGACCTACAGCGAGCTGAGGGTGTGTATCCGCTCTAGTGTTGCCCAGGATGGCTGGCTGTCCCTGTGGAGGGGTTGGGGACCCACCGTCCTACGAGACGTCCCCTTCTCAG CCCTGTACTGGTTCAACTATGAGCTGGTGAAGGCCCAGCTGTGTGATCAGTACGATGTGTCTCAGGCCACCTTCTCCATCAGCTTCACAGCAGGGGCCATCTCTGGAGCT GTGGCTGCCATCATGACCCTACCTTTTGACGTGGTGAAGACGCGAAGACAGATCCaactgggagagatggagacactgGGAG TCCCTATGAAGAATCCCACATCCACATGGCATATCATGAGGGGAATTTGGGCTGAATCGGGATACAGGGGGCTCTTTGCAG GTTTCCTACCCAGGGTGATCAAAGTGGCCCCAGCCTGTGCTGTCATGATCAGCACCTATGAGTTTGGGAAGATCTTCTTCCAGAAGATGAACCTTGACCGGGAGCAACAGGCCTGctga
- the LOC120040147 gene encoding solute carrier family 25 member 39-like isoform X1, which yields MGERPVVTPSAGITPVQQMLASGTGALLTSVFVTPLDVVKIRLQAQQTPFYQALAADSASWSGVIRPAKWKCFLYCNGLMDHIYVCQYGASCTSWYKTPTHFSGTLDAFVKITRNEGVRSLWSGLPPTLVMAVPATVIYFTCYDQLRDLLRYGMGFQGNYIPLVAGGLARLGAVSVISPLELVRTKMQSQKLTYSELRVCIRSSVAQDGWLSLWRGWGPTVLRDVPFSALYWFNYELVKAQLCDQYDVSQATFSISFTAGAISGAVAAIMTLPFDVVKTRRQIQLGEMETLGVPMKNPTSTWHIMRGIWAESGYRGLFAGFLPRVIKVAPACAVMISTYEFGKIFFQKMNLDREQQAC from the exons ATGGGGGAGCGGCCTGTTGTTACCCCCTCAGCTGGGATCACTCCAGTGCAGCAGATGCTGGCCTCTGGCACTGGGGCGCTGCTCACATCAGTGTTCG TCACACCACTGGACGTGGTGAAGATAAGGCTGCAGGCCCAGCAAACACCATTCTATCAAG CTTTAGCTGCTGACTCTGCTTCATGGAGTGGTGTAATCCGCCCCGCCAAAT GGAAGTGCTTCCTGTATTGTAATGGCCTGATGGATCACATCTATGTGTGTCAGTATGGGGCCAGCTGCACCAGCTGGTACAAAACACCAACCCACTTCAGTGGCACCCTG GATGCTTTTGTGAAGATCACGCGCAACGAGGGGGTCAGGTCTCTGTGGAGCGGGCTGCCTCCCACACT GGTGATGGCGGTGCCTGCCACGGTCATCTACTTCACCTGCTATGACCAGCTCAGAGACTTACTGCGCTACGGCATGGGGTTCCAAGGCAACTACATCCCCCTGGTGGCAGGGGGTCTCGCTAGAC TGGGAGCAGTGAGTGTGATCAGCCCATTAGAGCTGGTGCGTACCAAGATGCAGTCCCAGAAGCTGACCTACAGCGAGCTGAGGGTGTGTATCCGCTCTAGTGTTGCCCAGGATGGCTGGCTGTCCCTGTGGAGGGGTTGGGGACCCACCGTCCTACGAGACGTCCCCTTCTCAG CCCTGTACTGGTTCAACTATGAGCTGGTGAAGGCCCAGCTGTGTGATCAGTACGATGTGTCTCAGGCCACCTTCTCCATCAGCTTCACAGCAGGGGCCATCTCTGGAGCT GTGGCTGCCATCATGACCCTACCTTTTGACGTGGTGAAGACGCGAAGACAGATCCaactgggagagatggagacactgGGAG TCCCTATGAAGAATCCCACATCCACATGGCATATCATGAGGGGAATTTGGGCTGAATCGGGATACAGGGGGCTCTTTGCAG GTTTCCTACCCAGGGTGATCAAAGTGGCCCCAGCCTGTGCTGTCATGATCAGCACCTATGAGTTTGGGAAGATCTTCTTCCAGAAGATGAACCTTGACCGGGAGCAACAGGCCTGctga
- the LOC120040147 gene encoding solute carrier family 25 member 39-like isoform X3, translated as MCVSMGPAAPAGTKHQPTSVAPCSQGQTRCGVCFSQDAFVKITRNEGVRSLWSGLPPTLVMAVPATVIYFTCYDQLRDLLRYGMGFQGNYIPLVAGGLARLGAVSVISPLELVRTKMQSQKLTYSELRVCIRSSVAQDGWLSLWRGWGPTVLRDVPFSALYWFNYELVKAQLCDQYDVSQATFSISFTAGAISGAVAAIMTLPFDVVKTRRQIQLGEMETLGVPMKNPTSTWHIMRGIWAESGYRGLFAGFLPRVIKVAPACAVMISTYEFGKIFFQKMNLDREQQAC; from the exons ATGTGTGTCAGTATGGGGCCAGCTGCACCAGCTGGTACAAAACACCAACCCACTTCAGTGGCACCCTG TTCCCAAGGACAAACACGGTGTGGTGTTTGTTTTTCTCAGGATGCTTTTGTGAAGATCACGCGCAACGAGGGGGTCAGGTCTCTGTGGAGCGGGCTGCCTCCCACACT GGTGATGGCGGTGCCTGCCACGGTCATCTACTTCACCTGCTATGACCAGCTCAGAGACTTACTGCGCTACGGCATGGGGTTCCAAGGCAACTACATCCCCCTGGTGGCAGGGGGTCTCGCTAGAC TGGGAGCAGTGAGTGTGATCAGCCCATTAGAGCTGGTGCGTACCAAGATGCAGTCCCAGAAGCTGACCTACAGCGAGCTGAGGGTGTGTATCCGCTCTAGTGTTGCCCAGGATGGCTGGCTGTCCCTGTGGAGGGGTTGGGGACCCACCGTCCTACGAGACGTCCCCTTCTCAG CCCTGTACTGGTTCAACTATGAGCTGGTGAAGGCCCAGCTGTGTGATCAGTACGATGTGTCTCAGGCCACCTTCTCCATCAGCTTCACAGCAGGGGCCATCTCTGGAGCT GTGGCTGCCATCATGACCCTACCTTTTGACGTGGTGAAGACGCGAAGACAGATCCaactgggagagatggagacactgGGAG TCCCTATGAAGAATCCCACATCCACATGGCATATCATGAGGGGAATTTGGGCTGAATCGGGATACAGGGGGCTCTTTGCAG GTTTCCTACCCAGGGTGATCAAAGTGGCCCCAGCCTGTGCTGTCATGATCAGCACCTATGAGTTTGGGAAGATCTTCTTCCAGAAGATGAACCTTGACCGGGAGCAACAGGCCTGctga
- the LOC120040136 gene encoding 60S ribosomal protein L3 — MSHRKFSAPRHGSLGFLPRKRSRRHRGKVKSFPKDDPSKPVHLTAFLGYKAGMTHIVREVDRPGSKVNKKEVVEAVTIVETPPMVVVGVVGYVETPRGLRSFKTIFAEHISDECKRRFYKNWYKSKKKAFTKYCKKWQDDEGKKQLEKDFASMKKYCQVVRIIAHTQMRLLPLKQKKSHLMEVQLNGGSISDKVDWAREKLEQSIPITNVFTQDEMIDVIGVTKGHGYKGVTSRWHTKKLPRKTHRGLRKVACIGAWHPSRVAFSVARAGQKGYHHRTEINKKIYKIGQGYHTKDGKLVKNNAATEYDLSNKSITPLGGFVHYGEVTNDFVMLKGCTIGVKKRVLTLRKSLLVQSSRRATEKIDLKFIDTTSKFGHGRFQTLEEKKAFMGPLKKDRIAKEETA; from the exons ATG TCCCACCGTAAATTTTCGGCTCCACGCCACGGATCCCTGGGCTTCCTGCCCCGTAAGAGGAGCAGACGTCATCGTGGTAAGGTGAAGAGCTTCCCCAAGGATGACCCCAGCAAGCCAGTCCACTTGACTGCCTTCCTTGGCTACAAGGCTGGCATGACTCACATCGTGCGTGAAGTCGACAGACCTGGCTCAA AGGTGAACAAGAAGGAAGTGGTTGAGGCTGTGACCATTGTGGAGACGCCTCCCATGGTTGTGGTGGGTGTTGTGGGCTATGTCGAGACCCCCCGTGGCCTGCGTTCCTTCAAGACCATCTTCGCTGAGCACATCAGTGACGAGTGCAAGCGTCGTTTCTACAAGAACTG GTACAAGTCCAAGAAGAAGGCCTTCACAAAGTACTGTAAGAAGTGGCAGGATGATGAGGGCAAGAAGCAGCTGGAGAAGGACTTCGCCTCCATGAAGAAGTACTGCCAGGTCGTCCGCATCATCGCCCACACGCAG aTGAGGCTGCTGCCCCTGAAGCAAAAGAAGTCCCACTTGATGGAGGTGCAGCTCAATGGAGGCTCCATCTCTGACAAGGTGGACTGGGCCCGTGAGAAGCTGGAGCAGTCTATCCCCATCACCAACGTCTTCACCCAGGATGAGATGATCGATGTCATCGGCGTCACAAAGGGTCACGGATACAAAG GTGTCACCAGCCGTTGGCACACAAAGAAGCTCCCCCGTAAGACCCATCGTGGTCTGCGTAAGGTGGCCTGTATCGGTGCCTGGCATCCCTCCCGTGTGGCCTTCTCTGTGGCCCGCGCTGGTCAGAAGGGTTACCACCACCGCACAGAGATCAACAAGAAGATCTACAAGATCGGCCAGGGCTACCACACCAAGGACGGTAAGCTGGTGAAGAACAACGCTGCCACTGAGTACGATCTGTCCAACAAGAGCATCACCCCTTTGGGTGGCTTCGTCCACTACGGAGAGGTGACCAATGACTTTGTCATGCTGAAGGGCTGCACGATTGGAGTCAAGAAGAGGGTGCTAACCCTGCGCAAG TCTCTGTTGGTGCAGTCAAGCCGTCGTGCCACGGAGAAGATCGACCTCAAGTTCATCGACACCACCTCCAAGTTTGGCCACGGCCGCTTCCAGACATTGGAGGAAAAGAAGGCGTTCATG GGACCACTCAAGAAGGACCGCATTGCCAAGGAAGAGACCGCCTAA